Proteins encoded in a region of the Nitrospinota bacterium genome:
- a CDS encoding DUF192 domain-containing protein, whose protein sequence is MEEQRGRPRRVSLGRLLIWALLAAVALCLPASELVGAGERLLRVLDASTGRPKTTFTVEIALTVKEQIRGLKGRDSLQPGSGMLFLYPEAALRAFWMKDVLMPLDIVFADGQGRITEVLEQLPPCIGPVARCPSYRSRSPARYVLELSAGQASAHGLRLGDRLELAP, encoded by the coding sequence ATGGAAGAGCAGCGCGGGCGCCCCCGACGGGTATCGCTAGGACGCCTATTGATCTGGGCGTTGCTAGCCGCCGTGGCGCTCTGTCTCCCTGCGAGTGAGCTTGTGGGCGCGGGAGAGCGGCTGCTTCGGGTTCTTGATGCCTCGACGGGTCGGCCCAAGACCACCTTCACGGTCGAGATCGCCCTTACGGTTAAGGAGCAAATCCGCGGTCTCAAGGGCCGAGACAGCTTGCAGCCTGGAAGCGGGATGCTCTTTCTGTACCCCGAGGCCGCCCTCCGCGCCTTCTGGATGAAGGACGTCCTCATGCCCCTCGACATCGTTTTTGCCGACGGCCAGGGCCGGATCACCGAGGTCCTGGAGCAACTCCCGCCATGCATAGGGCCCGTCGCGCGTTGCCCCTCCTATCGCTCCCGCTCCCCGGCCCGCTACGTGCTGGAGCTCTCGGCCGGCCAGGCGTCCGCCCACGGACTTCGGCTCGGCGACCGATTGGAGCTAGCCCCATAA
- a CDS encoding Gfo/Idh/MocA family oxidoreductase produces MRRSLAIGLIGVGRHGERYARHLADGVRGASLAAISRRNEEIGRRQAARLGCAYHRDWANLIADPAVEAVCLTVPPGLHLPIARAVARAGKPLLVEKPLATTTRAAGAICDTFNLTGLTLMVAQTLRYSPAIRTLKARLASIGPPQAIHAAMRQEPLPQTWKSDPTLAGGGCLLQIGVHLFDAIRYLTGEEVSRVWCQTRRVKNPLLEDVASAVLTLRGSGILCSLEASKVSDGRTGVLTVVGERGQLVADFLQGTLTKVMGRAIRPLAVRGPSQTIVAVLEDFSRAVRTRRPPPVSGEDGLRAVRIALACVRSAAEGRPIRLRA; encoded by the coding sequence ATGAGACGATCCCTGGCCATAGGATTAATCGGTGTCGGCCGCCACGGCGAGCGCTACGCCCGCCATCTGGCCGACGGCGTCCGCGGCGCCTCGTTGGCGGCCATATCCCGACGTAACGAAGAGATAGGCCGCCGCCAGGCGGCCCGCCTCGGGTGCGCCTACCACCGCGACTGGGCCAACCTGATTGCCGACCCAGCGGTCGAGGCCGTCTGCCTGACCGTTCCCCCGGGCCTGCACCTCCCGATTGCCCGGGCTGTAGCCCGCGCGGGCAAGCCGCTTCTGGTCGAGAAGCCGCTGGCCACCACGACCAGGGCGGCAGGGGCGATCTGCGACACGTTCAATTTGACGGGCCTCACCCTCATGGTGGCCCAAACGCTTCGCTACAGCCCCGCCATCCGAACCCTCAAGGCCCGCCTCGCATCCATCGGCCCGCCTCAGGCCATCCACGCCGCCATGAGGCAGGAACCCCTTCCCCAGACCTGGAAGAGCGACCCCACCCTCGCCGGCGGCGGCTGCCTTCTGCAGATAGGCGTCCACCTCTTCGACGCCATCCGATACCTCACGGGAGAGGAGGTCTCTCGAGTTTGGTGTCAGACCCGCCGGGTGAAAAACCCCCTCCTCGAAGATGTCGCCTCGGCCGTCCTGACGCTTCGTGGCTCCGGGATCCTATGTAGCCTGGAGGCCTCCAAAGTCTCCGATGGCCGAACCGGTGTGCTGACGGTCGTAGGCGAACGCGGCCAGCTCGTAGCCGACTTCCTCCAGGGGACCCTCACAAAGGTGATGGGGCGCGCCATCAGGCCCCTGGCGGTACGAGGCCCAAGCCAGACGATCGTGGCCGTGCTGGAGGATTTCTCCCGCGCCGTCCGCACCCGACGGCCGCCTCCCGTCTCCGGCGAGGACGGCCTCCGGGCCGTCCGTATCGCCCTGGCCTGCGTCCGCTCCGCCGCCGAAGGCCGACCAATTCGCCTGAGGGCTTAA